One region of Paenibacillus polymyxa M1 genomic DNA includes:
- a CDS encoding GntR family transcriptional regulator gives MTQFVYKQIIDDLKMKIFAGKFADMRLPDERSLSETYQVSRSSIKRALTKMESVGIIFKKQGSGTFINPLYIRNESIFNYEGSNLGVTDNFQMHGKKPKIKVLSFEVIPPTEELQRDLFLDTHDFVYKIVRLRLFDDDPFMIETGYIPIKIVQDLNQTIIEGSIFNYLEDSRNLAVTKSFLSIFAEPSQENDQKLLQLKENEPVGIMEGVFFLDNGTPFEFSHMRFHYKYLKFNTFVSVH, from the coding sequence ATGACACAATTTGTCTATAAGCAAATTATTGACGATCTTAAAATGAAAATTTTCGCTGGAAAGTTTGCAGATATGAGATTGCCAGATGAACGTAGTCTTAGTGAGACTTACCAGGTTAGTCGTAGTTCCATTAAACGCGCTCTGACTAAAATGGAGAGTGTCGGAATTATTTTCAAAAAACAAGGCTCCGGGACATTTATTAATCCCTTATACATAAGAAATGAATCTATCTTTAACTATGAAGGCTCTAATCTAGGAGTTACTGATAATTTTCAAATGCATGGCAAAAAGCCAAAAATCAAAGTATTGAGTTTCGAGGTCATTCCACCGACAGAAGAACTACAGCGCGATTTGTTCTTGGATACCCATGATTTTGTTTATAAAATCGTTCGCTTACGCCTGTTTGATGACGATCCCTTTATGATCGAAACGGGCTACATCCCCATTAAAATTGTCCAAGATTTAAATCAGACGATTATTGAGGGTTCCATTTTTAATTATTTGGAAGACTCGCGGAACCTGGCCGTCACCAAATCTTTTTTATCCATTTTTGCAGAACCGTCCCAAGAGAATGACCAAAAGCTACTACAATTGAAAGAAAATGAACCGGTAGGCATTATGGAGGGTGTTTTCTTTTTAGATAACGGCACGCCATTTGAATTTTCACATATGCGGTTTCATTACAAATATTTGAAATTTAATACCTTTGTATCGGTACACTAA
- a CDS encoding phosphoketolase — protein MALTPVLAEYSSQTYLKKLDAYWRATNYISVGQLYLKDNPLLREPLKDSDVKVKPIGHWGTIPGQNFIYAHLNRVINKYDLNMLYIEGPGHGGQVMVSNSYLDGSYTEIYPQITQDIPGMKKLFKQFSFPGGIASHAAPETPGSIHEGGELGYSLSHGVGAILDNPNLISAVVIGDGEAETGPLAASWFSNRFINPITDGAVLPILHLNGFKISNPTIMSRQSKEELTSFFKGLGWEPFFVEGEDPDHMHPEMAKVLDTAIEKIEAIQKNARENNDLTRPAWPVLIFRSPKGWTGPKEWDGVPNTNSFRAHQVPIPVDQKNMQHAPALLEWLNSYRPEELFDENGRLKAEIAEILPTGEKRMGMNPVANAGNLIKDLKLPDFRNYALDNSTPGKVIAQDMSVLGKYVKDVVVLNEENRNFRIFGPDETMSNRLAPVFEVTKRQWMDQIIEPNDEFLSSYGRVIDSQLSEHQAEGLLEGYVLTGRHGFFASYEAFLRVVDSMITQHFKWLRKATDQGWRADIPSLNVVATSTVFQQDHNGYTHQDPGLLGHLADKKPEFIREYLPADANSLLAVFDTILNDRQKINLVVSSKHPRPQWFSADEAKELVDKGLKIIDWASTDQGGEPDIVIASAGTEPTIESLAAISILHKKLPDLKIRYINVVDLLKLRSQKLDPRGLSDAEFDQFFTKDKPVVFAFHGYEGLIKDLFFDRHNHNLHVHGYRENGDITTPFDMRVLNQMDRFDLVKEAVLNLPDAGKYANIADEMDAMVKKHHQFIREEGIDLPEVENWVWEGLK, from the coding sequence ATGGCCTTAACACCCGTGTTAGCAGAATACTCATCTCAAACATATTTGAAAAAACTTGATGCATACTGGCGTGCAACCAACTACATTTCAGTAGGTCAGCTTTATTTAAAAGACAATCCTTTGTTGAGAGAACCTTTGAAAGATTCGGATGTAAAGGTGAAGCCTATTGGACACTGGGGCACGATTCCAGGCCAAAACTTTATTTATGCTCATCTTAATCGTGTTATTAATAAATATGATTTGAACATGCTTTACATTGAAGGTCCTGGTCACGGCGGTCAGGTTATGGTTTCAAATTCATATCTTGATGGAAGCTACACTGAAATCTATCCACAAATCACTCAAGATATCCCAGGCATGAAGAAACTGTTCAAACAATTTTCGTTCCCTGGCGGTATTGCTTCGCATGCTGCTCCTGAAACACCTGGATCTATCCATGAAGGTGGAGAGCTGGGCTATTCCCTTTCTCATGGTGTAGGTGCTATTTTAGATAATCCGAATCTGATTTCGGCTGTTGTTATTGGGGATGGTGAAGCTGAAACGGGACCATTAGCCGCTTCGTGGTTCTCTAACAGATTTATCAATCCAATCACGGATGGCGCAGTGCTGCCAATCTTACACTTGAATGGCTTCAAAATTAGTAACCCAACGATTATGTCTCGCCAATCGAAAGAAGAGTTAACTTCGTTCTTTAAAGGTTTAGGTTGGGAACCGTTTTTTGTTGAAGGTGAAGACCCTGATCACATGCATCCAGAAATGGCGAAAGTATTGGATACTGCCATCGAGAAGATCGAAGCTATCCAGAAGAATGCGCGTGAAAATAATGATCTTACTCGTCCGGCGTGGCCAGTACTTATCTTCCGTTCACCTAAAGGCTGGACGGGTCCAAAGGAATGGGACGGAGTGCCGAATACAAATTCGTTCCGTGCCCATCAGGTTCCAATTCCGGTTGATCAAAAAAATATGCAGCACGCACCTGCCTTATTAGAATGGCTGAATAGCTATAGACCAGAGGAATTGTTCGACGAAAACGGTCGTTTAAAAGCTGAGATTGCTGAAATTCTGCCTACAGGCGAGAAACGAATGGGAATGAACCCTGTTGCGAATGCGGGTAACCTTATTAAAGACTTGAAATTGCCAGATTTCCGTAATTATGCGCTGGATAACTCCACACCTGGTAAAGTGATTGCGCAAGATATGTCGGTTTTGGGCAAATACGTTAAAGATGTGGTTGTATTAAATGAAGAGAATCGCAATTTCAGAATCTTCGGACCTGATGAAACGATGTCTAACCGCTTGGCTCCTGTTTTTGAAGTAACCAAACGCCAATGGATGGATCAAATTATTGAGCCTAATGATGAATTCTTATCATCTTATGGTCGTGTCATTGATTCCCAATTGTCTGAACACCAAGCTGAAGGATTGCTGGAAGGTTATGTGTTAACAGGCCGTCATGGTTTCTTCGCAAGTTACGAAGCCTTCCTGCGTGTGGTTGACTCGATGATCACTCAACACTTCAAATGGTTGCGTAAAGCAACGGATCAAGGATGGCGTGCAGACATCCCATCATTGAATGTTGTAGCTACTTCAACGGTCTTCCAACAGGATCATAATGGGTATACACACCAAGATCCAGGTTTGTTAGGTCATTTGGCTGATAAGAAACCAGAATTTATTCGTGAGTATCTGCCAGCTGACGCCAACTCTCTGCTAGCTGTTTTTGACACTATTTTAAATGATCGTCAAAAGATCAATTTGGTTGTTTCGTCCAAACACCCACGCCCACAATGGTTTTCTGCTGATGAAGCGAAGGAATTGGTGGACAAAGGTTTGAAGATTATTGACTGGGCAAGTACAGATCAAGGTGGAGAGCCTGATATTGTTATCGCTTCTGCCGGTACAGAGCCAACGATTGAAAGCTTAGCTGCGATCTCGATCTTGCATAAAAAACTGCCTGATTTGAAGATTCGTTACATCAACGTAGTAGACTTACTGAAGCTGAGAAGCCAAAAGTTAGATCCTCGTGGATTATCTGACGCTGAGTTTGATCAATTTTTCACAAAGGACAAACCAGTTGTGTTCGCTTTCCATGGCTACGAAGGTCTGATCAAAGATCTGTTCTTTGATCGTCACAACCATAACCTGCATGTACATGGTTACCGTGAAAATGGCGATATTACGACACCATTTGATATGCGTGTATTGAATCAAATGGACCGTTTTGATTTAGTGAAGGAAGCTGTTCTAAACTTACCTGACGCTGGAAAGTACGCGAATATTGCGGATGAAATGGATGCAATGGTTAAGAAGCATCATCAATTCATTCGCGAAGAAGGCATTGACTTGCCAGAGGTAGAGAACTGGGTATGGGAAGGCCTGAAATAA
- a CDS encoding PspA/IM30 family protein, which translates to MGILSRFRDIMKMNINALMDKASDPEKTIDDYMQNLNSDLGKVKAETASVLADEKRAKRALDECRTEIKKLQHYASKSVEAGNEEEARKFLERKGLQAEKLESLQTSYDLASANAVHMKQMQEKLVSDIGQLELRRAELKGKLAIAKAQQTLNSMGDHDSVFEALEEKVNRAYDEAMAIAELRTGTKDDLDALFAQYEKSTNPEDELAAIKKKINPKES; encoded by the coding sequence ATGGGGATTTTGTCAAGGTTTAGGGATATTATGAAGATGAATATCAACGCCTTAATGGATAAGGCGAGTGATCCGGAGAAGACGATTGATGATTATATGCAAAATCTAAATAGTGATCTAGGCAAGGTGAAAGCGGAAACGGCCTCAGTGCTGGCTGATGAGAAAAGGGCGAAAAGAGCACTGGATGAATGTAGAACTGAGATCAAAAAGCTCCAGCATTATGCAAGTAAGTCTGTGGAAGCTGGCAATGAAGAGGAAGCCCGAAAGTTTTTGGAGCGTAAAGGTTTGCAGGCGGAGAAATTGGAATCGTTACAGACATCCTATGACTTAGCTTCGGCAAACGCCGTACATATGAAACAAATGCAGGAGAAATTGGTGTCCGATATAGGGCAACTGGAGTTGCGGCGTGCCGAACTTAAAGGGAAGCTGGCGATCGCCAAAGCACAGCAAACCTTGAATTCTATGGGCGACCATGATTCTGTTTTCGAGGCCTTGGAAGAAAAGGTGAACAGGGCATATGATGAAGCGATGGCGATAGCCGAGCTCCGAACAGGAACGAAGGACGACCTGGATGCGTTATTCGCACAATATGAGAAGAGTACCAATCCAGAAGATGAGCTGGCTGCAATCAAGAAGAAAATCAATCCCAAAGAATCATAA
- a CDS encoding TFIIB-type zinc ribbon-containing protein: protein MPVIEYKCPNCGSGMVFDSETGMLSCHSCGREDNIDTIPDPLTNRIFSEDEAHEYHCNNCGAVIMTEVETSATVCSFCGSAVVLGDRLTGELAPAQVIPFSISKEEAIAAFKKWCKNGRLTPNRFMMADRIKGITGMYVPFWLYELHNHIEVQGEGTQVRTYTSGDYEYTETKHFDVYRKIRLNYVKVPIDAAEKMNDELMDKLEPFPYDQLKPFKTPYLAGYIAEKYSYNEEELFPRVKDKVKEYIDAYIQSTVSEYTFVSYTEKQIDTTLKQADYVLLPVWVIHYDYNQLEHTFAMNGQTGKVVGKPPISKFKVTAWFAGIFGITLFSLRLITWLIMGGEFY, encoded by the coding sequence ATGCCGGTTATCGAATACAAATGCCCCAACTGCGGCAGCGGCATGGTCTTTGACAGTGAGACAGGAATGTTATCTTGCCATAGCTGCGGAAGAGAGGACAACATCGATACGATTCCTGATCCTCTGACTAATCGTATTTTTTCAGAAGATGAAGCCCATGAGTATCATTGCAATAACTGTGGAGCAGTGATTATGACCGAAGTGGAGACGAGTGCAACGGTGTGCAGCTTTTGTGGTTCTGCCGTGGTGCTGGGTGATCGACTGACCGGAGAGCTAGCTCCGGCGCAAGTTATTCCTTTTTCGATCAGCAAGGAAGAAGCCATAGCTGCATTCAAAAAATGGTGCAAGAATGGCCGTCTGACACCGAACCGATTCATGATGGCCGACCGAATCAAGGGAATAACTGGTATGTATGTCCCCTTCTGGTTATATGAATTACATAATCATATTGAGGTTCAAGGTGAGGGTACCCAAGTGAGAACCTATACAAGCGGAGATTACGAATATACAGAAACGAAGCATTTTGATGTATATCGGAAAATCCGTTTAAATTATGTGAAGGTTCCGATTGATGCTGCGGAGAAAATGAATGACGAGCTGATGGATAAATTGGAGCCTTTTCCCTATGATCAGCTCAAGCCTTTTAAAACGCCATATCTAGCGGGTTATATTGCGGAAAAGTATAGTTATAACGAAGAAGAGCTTTTCCCGCGAGTAAAAGACAAAGTGAAGGAATATATTGATGCTTATATTCAGTCTACGGTGTCAGAGTATACGTTCGTGAGTTACACGGAAAAGCAAATTGATACTACATTAAAACAAGCGGATTATGTCCTGCTCCCGGTATGGGTCATACACTATGACTACAATCAATTGGAGCATACGTTTGCGATGAACGGTCAGACGGGCAAGGTAGTTGGTAAACCTCCGATTAGCAAGTTCAAAGTGACAGCTTGGTTTGCAGGCATTTTCGGCATAACTCTCTTTTCATTAAGGTTAATCACTTGGCTAATCATGGGAGGAGAATTCTATTGA
- a CDS encoding TPM domain-containing protein codes for MKKYRAIVAVLLFFAAFLAVPMEMKGEAATTEMKPLIFDEAGLLNQEEYDVLNTMANQYGAERETDIIVYTTNNPDNMDVMKMTQDFYDDHGPGYDRSHGNAVILTMDMRNREVYLAGFYKAERYLDDDRLTKIRHEITPDLTNGNYGLAFQKYILGARKYLAIRPGVNPDSIFFKGWLHLAVALGLASIIVGKMVSSSGGRVTVNRQTYEDASTSGVLAHQDLYTHTTTTKRKIEKSSSSSSSGGGGGTTSGGHSHSGSRGSF; via the coding sequence TTGAAAAAATATAGAGCCATTGTGGCTGTTTTGTTGTTCTTTGCCGCTTTTCTAGCGGTTCCTATGGAAATGAAGGGCGAAGCAGCAACGACAGAAATGAAGCCATTGATTTTTGATGAGGCGGGGCTGCTTAATCAGGAAGAGTATGATGTGTTGAACACTATGGCTAACCAATACGGAGCCGAAAGAGAAACAGACATTATTGTTTATACGACCAACAACCCCGACAATATGGATGTTATGAAAATGACGCAGGATTTTTATGATGACCATGGCCCGGGGTATGACAGATCCCATGGGAATGCAGTCATTTTAACGATGGATATGAGGAATAGAGAGGTTTATTTAGCTGGCTTTTACAAAGCAGAACGGTATCTGGATGACGACAGGCTTACTAAAATCCGCCATGAGATTACCCCGGATCTGACGAACGGTAACTATGGGCTTGCATTTCAAAAGTATATTCTGGGCGCGCGCAAATATTTGGCAATCCGCCCAGGTGTGAATCCGGACAGCATATTTTTCAAAGGCTGGCTTCATTTGGCGGTTGCGCTAGGATTGGCGTCTATTATTGTAGGTAAGATGGTTTCGAGTTCCGGCGGTCGGGTTACGGTAAATCGGCAGACCTACGAGGATGCAAGCACGTCAGGGGTTCTGGCACATCAAGATCTGTACACTCACACAACGACAACGAAGCGGAAGATTGAGAAGAGCAGTAGCAGCAGCTCATCAGGTGGAGGAGGCGGAACCACCAGCGGCGGTCATTCGCATAGCGGCAGCAGAGGATCATTTTAA
- a CDS encoding SPFH domain-containing protein, whose protein sequence is MGFFRNQFGNVVEWEEFRDDMIFWKWSNREIKKGSKLIIRSGQDAIFVNNGKIEGIFENEGSYNMDSDIIPFLSTLKGFKFGFNSGMRVEVLFVNTKEFTVKWGTQNPVLIPTPQLPGGMPIRANGTFNFKVNDYVTLIDKIAGVKDSYLVEDVKIRITSVLDQLLMKWISREGKDMFNLQANASDISKGIQEDLDMQVMDKGMTITGFHVMSFNYPQEIQDMITKTASHEMIGNLQKYQQVTMTDGIASGNVKGGGAASDMASMMMGMNIANEMMKNLNPSQKSPAETQPASDAPTPSGEGKRPNFCPNCGTKNEGANFCPNCGQKLNG, encoded by the coding sequence ATGGGGTTCTTCAGGAATCAATTTGGAAATGTTGTTGAATGGGAAGAATTTAGGGATGATATGATTTTTTGGAAGTGGAGCAATCGTGAAATTAAAAAAGGCAGTAAATTGATTATTCGCTCCGGTCAGGACGCCATTTTTGTAAATAACGGCAAGATCGAGGGCATTTTTGAGAATGAAGGGTCATATAACATGGACTCGGATATTATTCCATTTCTATCGACATTAAAAGGATTTAAATTCGGCTTTAACAGTGGCATGCGGGTGGAGGTCTTATTCGTTAATACGAAGGAGTTTACGGTCAAATGGGGAACACAAAACCCGGTTTTGATCCCTACTCCCCAACTGCCAGGCGGGATGCCAATTCGTGCCAACGGCACATTTAATTTTAAAGTAAACGATTATGTCACGCTTATTGATAAGATTGCCGGGGTAAAGGACAGTTATCTTGTTGAGGATGTGAAAATACGGATTACTTCGGTGTTGGATCAGTTATTGATGAAGTGGATCAGCCGAGAAGGCAAGGATATGTTTAATCTACAGGCAAATGCTTCTGATATTTCGAAGGGCATTCAGGAAGATCTGGATATGCAAGTGATGGACAAAGGTATGACGATTACAGGGTTTCATGTGATGAGCTTCAATTATCCTCAAGAAATCCAGGATATGATTACAAAGACAGCTTCTCATGAAATGATCGGTAATCTACAAAAGTACCAACAAGTGACGATGACCGACGGTATTGCATCGGGGAATGTAAAAGGCGGCGGTGCTGCTTCGGATATGGCGAGTATGATGATGGGCATGAATATAGCGAATGAAATGATGAAAAACTTGAACCCAAGCCAGAAGTCCCCGGCTGAGACTCAGCCTGCATCCGATGCTCCCACTCCTTCTGGTGAAGGTAAAAGACCTAATTTTTGTCCGAATTGTGGCACAAAAAACGAGGGAGCTAACTTTTGTCCGAATTGTGGACAGAAATTGAACGGGTAG
- a CDS encoding alpha-L-arabinofuranosidase C-terminal domain-containing protein, whose product MTKFQDQIIARYKFDDAENVGKDSSGQGNDGIASGTAAPTISHTTGRAALALEGGPNGTSYIQLPSDLFKDVSDNTGVTVTAWVNFGRFTDMWERVFDFGKSHTGPYMFMTRNLRGTLFTEADLSVDPGRGFVRDEWMHIALSVIGTEGGTLSSAGPVVYVNGEVAADGSISQTSSGNYAKLRKWFETFADSTNYSNNFIGRSQHAADVDFAGLVSDFRIYKAGLTADEVIEVMCDSLTDEEIVKLARDKYLSFPTTIITKDISLPTVLMGGRVEVTWKSSQPSILSDNGRVQAITSAQGVTVTALLTRGSSRIEESFEVSVLPEQLPPYTLTIHGNKEVVDVSEVMYGLFYEDINNAADGGIYAELVQNRSFESFEFDTYSHASGECGCSTGRNRNPLFAWSGDTDKMNPQHSGGLNEFLGAKDKDVNSYYVTVADGATIRNKGFSDSNQNCAMSIQEGAKYEFTIWAKADSTGTITLQLQDSKEKDISDSVTVQVEGGSTWKKYGVDSKLVLTGTATVLGQLALTFEGDISIDMVSLFPQDVWGAGEEEQSPSAHANYQGNPNYRLRKDLVNALVGMHPKFLRFPGGCISEGSFIWENVYDWKESIGDIELRKENFNVWGYMMTMGLGYMEYFQLAEDLNAAPLPVMACGVLCQARSDYAHPAGGALREYYIKNFTDLIDFAISVDFEHNEWAAMRKKMGHEAPFDLRYLGVGNENWGTEFFANFEVFKTSIDEYMEKNYPGYELHIISTVGAQADDDAYQQGWKFLSGNMKGSAKVAFADGNQVTEETVTWYEKQKDYMDTIADEHYYRSNEYLLNNVDRYNYYYRAYNADGSVNWKETSKVFVGEYASTDKNTLAGAVAEAAVMTGFENNADVVRLAAYAPLFNKVLTDGTYRWTPDCIWFDDETVWFTPNYYVQQMYAQYLGDKVLATSFSTYKNGKPIDLIPQGGIEIATGNAEVVVKRVTVTSNKDGSVLLDQDFTKELNSLWKVIPGSVGSTLEEGKGLVLKAQDSGLNGLYILNDSWNNYKVEVVASRLSGTDGFYVGIGLTDITTEKKNVIEYAIGYGGNATGVKVYKQGIEGYTMGDYSSSTAAGNLRAASYEELADNTDYTITVNYGGETGNNLICSYTDGKTTSKVLDYKLEAYNRDVFNSVTQDAEHVYVKLVNADNVDKATQLNLEDMSVESIAKLITLTGDSSLVHVPNVNKKNDEKIVPTEQQVTLHTNSVLLQLPANSVNVLVLDLKA is encoded by the coding sequence ATGACCAAATTCCAAGATCAAATCATTGCGCGGTACAAGTTTGATGATGCAGAGAATGTCGGCAAGGATAGCTCCGGACAAGGTAATGACGGGATTGCTTCAGGCACAGCAGCACCTACGATCTCCCATACTACCGGAAGAGCGGCTTTGGCACTTGAGGGAGGTCCCAACGGAACATCTTATATTCAGCTACCTTCTGATCTGTTTAAAGATGTAAGCGATAACACTGGTGTTACAGTGACGGCTTGGGTGAATTTCGGCAGATTCACGGATATGTGGGAACGTGTTTTTGACTTTGGTAAATCCCACACGGGTCCTTATATGTTTATGACACGGAATCTGCGTGGAACTCTTTTCACTGAGGCTGACTTATCCGTAGACCCAGGAAGAGGTTTTGTCAGAGATGAATGGATGCACATAGCCCTGTCTGTAATCGGCACGGAGGGGGGCACATTAAGTAGTGCGGGCCCGGTGGTATATGTCAATGGTGAAGTGGCAGCAGACGGTTCCATCAGCCAAACCTCCAGCGGCAACTATGCCAAGCTGCGCAAATGGTTCGAAACGTTTGCAGATTCGACCAACTATAGCAACAATTTTATCGGTCGTTCCCAACATGCAGCGGATGTTGACTTTGCTGGCTTGGTTTCGGATTTCCGAATTTATAAAGCAGGCTTGACGGCGGATGAAGTCATTGAGGTCATGTGCGATTCATTGACAGATGAGGAGATTGTGAAGCTTGCCCGCGATAAGTATTTATCATTTCCGACGACGATTATAACCAAAGACATATCTCTACCAACGGTTCTGATGGGTGGAAGAGTAGAAGTGACCTGGAAATCCAGCCAACCTAGCATACTCTCTGACAATGGACGGGTTCAGGCGATTACTTCCGCACAGGGGGTCACCGTTACGGCTCTCTTGACCAGAGGTTCAAGTCGGATTGAAGAAAGCTTTGAAGTATCCGTTCTCCCGGAACAACTGCCTCCGTACACGCTGACCATTCATGGAAATAAGGAAGTTGTGGATGTTAGCGAAGTGATGTACGGCTTATTCTATGAGGATATCAATAACGCCGCAGATGGCGGGATATATGCAGAACTTGTACAAAATCGCTCATTCGAATCCTTCGAGTTTGATACGTATTCCCATGCTTCGGGTGAATGTGGATGCTCTACAGGACGGAATCGCAATCCGCTGTTCGCCTGGTCTGGTGATACGGACAAGATGAATCCACAACATAGCGGTGGATTGAATGAGTTTTTGGGCGCAAAGGATAAGGATGTGAACTCTTATTATGTGACGGTAGCGGATGGGGCAACGATCCGGAACAAAGGCTTCTCCGATTCTAACCAGAATTGTGCCATGTCCATCCAAGAGGGTGCCAAGTATGAGTTCACCATCTGGGCAAAGGCCGATTCGACGGGGACCATCACACTGCAACTTCAAGACTCGAAGGAAAAGGACATCAGTGATTCGGTAACCGTACAGGTGGAGGGTGGCAGCACGTGGAAAAAATACGGTGTCGACTCCAAGCTGGTGCTGACAGGTACAGCTACGGTGCTGGGACAGCTGGCACTTACATTTGAAGGGGATATTTCCATTGATATGGTTTCCTTATTCCCACAAGATGTATGGGGAGCAGGAGAGGAAGAGCAGTCCCCGTCGGCACACGCCAACTATCAGGGTAATCCGAACTACCGATTGAGAAAAGATCTGGTGAACGCACTGGTTGGCATGCATCCGAAGTTTTTGCGTTTTCCAGGTGGTTGTATTTCCGAAGGATCGTTTATATGGGAAAATGTATACGACTGGAAGGAATCCATTGGGGATATCGAGCTGCGTAAGGAAAACTTTAATGTATGGGGCTATATGATGACCATGGGTCTTGGTTATATGGAATACTTCCAGTTGGCAGAAGACCTGAATGCAGCTCCACTTCCGGTTATGGCCTGTGGTGTGCTTTGCCAAGCCCGCTCGGATTATGCTCATCCGGCTGGAGGCGCACTAAGAGAATACTATATCAAGAATTTTACGGATCTGATCGACTTTGCGATCAGCGTTGATTTTGAACATAATGAATGGGCCGCCATGCGTAAAAAAATGGGTCATGAAGCACCGTTCGATCTGCGTTATCTGGGCGTGGGCAACGAAAACTGGGGTACAGAGTTCTTCGCCAACTTTGAGGTGTTCAAGACATCAATTGATGAGTACATGGAGAAAAATTATCCGGGATATGAACTGCATATCATCTCCACGGTTGGCGCTCAAGCAGACGACGATGCTTATCAGCAGGGCTGGAAGTTCCTGAGCGGTAATATGAAGGGCTCAGCCAAGGTTGCTTTTGCAGACGGTAACCAGGTGACGGAAGAGACTGTAACCTGGTATGAAAAGCAAAAAGACTATATGGACACCATTGCCGATGAACACTATTACCGTTCTAATGAGTATCTGTTGAATAATGTGGACCGCTATAATTACTACTATAGAGCTTATAACGCGGATGGCAGTGTCAACTGGAAAGAAACGTCGAAGGTTTTTGTTGGGGAATATGCCTCGACAGATAAAAATACATTGGCAGGCGCAGTAGCAGAAGCAGCAGTGATGACGGGCTTCGAAAATAATGCTGATGTCGTCCGGTTGGCTGCCTATGCGCCGCTGTTTAACAAAGTCCTGACGGACGGAACTTACAGATGGACACCGGATTGTATCTGGTTCGATGACGAAACCGTGTGGTTTACACCAAACTATTATGTGCAGCAAATGTATGCCCAATATTTGGGCGATAAAGTATTGGCCACTTCGTTCTCTACTTACAAAAATGGCAAGCCAATCGACCTCATTCCTCAGGGGGGAATCGAAATCGCGACAGGCAACGCCGAGGTTGTAGTTAAGCGTGTGACCGTTACCTCCAATAAGGACGGCAGTGTACTGCTGGATCAAGATTTTACTAAGGAATTGAATTCATTATGGAAAGTTATTCCTGGTTCCGTAGGATCTACGTTGGAGGAAGGCAAGGGGCTTGTCCTCAAAGCCCAAGATAGCGGTCTGAATGGCTTGTACATCTTGAACGACAGCTGGAACAACTACAAGGTAGAGGTGGTTGCTTCTCGCCTTTCCGGCACGGACGGTTTTTATGTGGGTATAGGCCTCACGGATATTACCACTGAGAAAAAGAACGTCATCGAATACGCGATTGGCTATGGCGGCAATGCTACCGGCGTGAAGGTTTACAAGCAAGGTATAGAAGGCTATACCATGGGTGACTACTCTTCCAGTACAGCGGCGGGCAACCTGAGAGCGGCGAGCTATGAAGAGTTGGCCGACAACACCGACTACACCATCACGGTGAACTATGGGGGAGAAACGGGCAACAACCTGATTTGCTCCTACACCGACGGCAAAACTACCAGTAAAGTGCTGGACTACAAGTTGGAGGCTTACAACAGAGACGTATTTAATTCGGTGACCCAAGATGCTGAACATGTATATGTGAAGCTTGTGAATGCCGATAACGTAGATAAGGCGACGCAGCTGAATCTGGAAGACATGAGTGTCGAGTCGATCGCCAAGCTGATTACATTAACTGGCGATTCCTCGCTGGTTCATGTACCCAACGTGAATAAGAAAAATGATGAAAAGATAGTGCCTACTGAACAGCAGGTTACGCTGCATACAAATTCTGTCCTCTTACAATTACCAGCTAACTCGGTAAATGTACTGGTACTGGATCTAAAGGCGTAG